Part of the Trypanosoma brucei brucei TREU927 chromosome 2, complete sequence genome, AGGATACGGCAGGGATGTCTGCGGATGATGCCTCTGCGACGGGAAATAGCAATAATTTCGCCAGCAGTGACATTGGTTACGGTGACGGTGCTAACCTTGCTGATGTATGTACGAAAAATGACTCACGGGCGTCCCTACCAGTTTCTAGTAGTGCTCATCTACCAGAATTACCGCAAACAAACGTGAAGTCCCCTGGTACCGCCTCACAATCAACGGTAATAATGCCGATATCTCCTCAGAATACCGTGCGTGTGCGGGTGTTGCTTTGCATAGACAGAGCGCGTAACAAATCGAGTGTTGAACAGGGCGCTGGATTGGCCCTGTTTGATGAAGCCGTTGCGTGCAGCTTCGCTGCCGTTCGTATCTCACTTGCGCCGGCAGATGATAACGACCGAGAGAaggagcagcaacaaaagcagcaagaaCAACTTACCAGGCAACCCTTTCGACGTGCGGATTCCTCTGGTGTTTTGGCTAGTGGAAATTCTGGCTCCGTTTCTTACAAAGCCGTAAAGGACAACATCTCGGAAGGAGAGAAGGGGGTTGCAGCAGACAGGGAGGACACTGCAGTAGGGAATGCTGCCCCACCCGGGAGCAACCCGTTGGATGTAACACCCGATGTTAAACCTGACCGCCCCGAGATCCTCTCTTCGCAGCTCACACGGTCCCACACTGTGCTCTCCCTTAGCGGCAACTGCACCGAAGTGCGCGACTGCACGGGGGTGTACACCTCTAGCTTTTCTTTCAGCAAGGACTCCGTGCCCACTACAGACATCACTATCACTAATCACCTCAGTGACGGTGCGGTTGAGTATGCCGTTGCTGTCATTTCCCAAGGCCCACAGCCATGGTTGCTTCTTCCAGTTTCCACCGCTGTGCTGGAACCTGGGGAGACCCAACCACTTCGGCTCAACATTCTCTCCACAGATGCTGGTTCGTTCGTTGGTCACGTGAGCATCAGCAGTGGTATCACCCCTGGAAAGCTAATCCTGTTGAAATTGAATGCTGAGGTGTTCCTTCCCACTGCGGGGGAGGGTCTGTTTGAAATTCTTACTTCCAATGGGCAGCGTCTCTCTAGCGGAATGGAGAAAGATATTTTCGTTGGGAGGCTCTTTGGGGACAAAACTCACCGTGCCCGCGTGGCCCTTGAGATTGTGAACCGCTCCTCTGTTCCTCTTGAGTTCCCTGTGAGTGTGGGGAAGTCGATGCGCATGGAATACATAAGTGCTCCGGGGGAGGAGGTGAGCTCAGCAATAATGAGGAACAATATCTCCGATACCGCAGGTGGCCGCGACGTTGATCTGAAAACTGGCCCACGCACCGCGAAGGAAGCCGATGAGGAGGATAGcaagcagcaggaacaaCGCGGAGCTTACAATGATGGTGACAGGGGTTCCGGTAACGTGCCTGGTGCCTCTCATCCCCGGTGTTCCGTCCGACTTCTCGTGTGTCATTTACACAGCGTGTCGGCGATGCGTGGCGAGCGATACTTTGTTGTTGACCCAAAGTCTCGACTGAAGGTGgcctttttgttggtgtgtgaTCACCTACAGTTACCAGGGGGTCTTTCAGCATCCGGTGAGGCTGAGGTGGTGCTGACTTGCAAGCAGGCCCGTGACGCACGATACGTGTTTAAGACATACTTCCGTGTCTGTAGACCTTCTTTCTCCGTGCAGAGGGAGCAGCTTTTCACTCAGGTGGAGAACTACACGGTTGCCCTTGCGGTGACTAATCTTAACCCTCAGGAGTCTCTAATTTTGTTCCGGACCGCTTCACCCGTGCTCGTTGTCCAAGTTCCGACTGAGCAAGAAGGGGAGGACCCAGGCTGTGCTCTGATTACTATTGCAGGTGGGGCGACCGCGTTTTTTAACGTTCGGCTTGACATTTCGCGGCTTGCTTCCTTGTACAACTGGAGTAAGTCGGGAAATAACAGCGGCAACGGTGATGATACCGCTAACTGTGATGTGGATACTTTGTTGCAACCGTTGTCTGAGCATGGCGTGCTACTCAATGTCCGCAACCCAAGTGAACACGTTCGAGTGgagttttgctttttcccgTCCACGACTGTTCAGGGACCTTCCGCCTCGTCCTTGTCAGCTGCGGCGGTGGCAGCGGTGTACCCTGTTTCGCAGTCGATCAAGTTGTCGCGCCGACTCAACTGCGAAAAGCGGCTGTACCGCTTTGTTCAAGAGTTTTCACGTGTGTTGTCCGAAGTATCAGAGTTTCTTCTACCAGAGATACAGGAGCATGCCTCTCTTGAGGGGTTTCTCCTTTCACCAACTGTAAATGATGGCACGAGTGGTGGGACTACGACGGGTCGCGGCTCCGGATTCGGTAACAATTGGAATAATGGTGATAGTACTCATGGAGGCGCTGTTGGAAGTGGTGGTAGCACTGCTGGAGCTGCCAGTCATGAGAGTGTCAGTGGCGCAGGGCATCCGGGTCGGAAGGACAGTttggaggggagggaggagggagaTGAGGATAACCGTGTGAGTTTGTTGGAGGATCGAATGCCTTCCTCTCAACGCTCCCACTGCTGGCGGGCTCTTCATGGGTTATTAGTGGACCTTTCTTGGTTGGTGGAGGAGCTTGTGTATTACTCCATTATGCTCAGTAACTCCAGGGCCATCGAAGCGTACGGCGTCTTTCTTGCAACGTCGGTTAGCGGTCATCCACTGCTACGTCTCTGGCGGCAACACCGGAAGAAGTTGCCCCCAGCGTTGCCCCTTGCAATCTTCGAACAATTCCTCGAGGCAATCGATGCCCTCCCTTGTTGAACAGAACCGTCAGTTAGGCACAAGTCCGCTGTGTAAGGTCGGTATTGAGCGTTTGTTGAGGTGATATGATGCTGCGTCAAGGGATTATAtgcgtacatatatatatatatttatgtacaTGTGTCTGTGTATTTAAATGCAAACACGTATGTGCTGCGTTCTTTTAGTTGCTTTAGGCATTTGCCGGGTAGGGGTGTGATCCCCGGTTGAAGTCTCGCAAAGACGAGTCTTTACGCTATCCTCGAACCactgtgtatgtatgtgtttggGTATGTAGCACCACGGGGTTACTGTGGGAGAGGGATgccaaaaatgaaaatgcaTATTTTTCCGTGCTTAACGTGGTTTGTagcaccttttccttcctagCCAGTaatctttttcccccttttggaTACCTCCCGTTCTTCTTATCACGTTGGTGAGGCGCATAGCCGCATAAACAAGTGTAGCGGCTGGGGTTGCAGACGTGTGACGGtggcggttttttttttccttcctgtgAGGCACTATGTGCTGCGGTTGGAGCTGCTCACGTTGCCATCCCTCCCTGCTGCAGCTTCTTATTGTTGAAATCTCACTTGGACAACAATCCTCTGCGTCCTTTCTTATCGTTTCCCCTGCTAGCCAAAAGTGGCACGGTTCCTCCCCCTAGTGAGCTCACTGTATTTGTCGGCGGTGATATTTTGTTTAAACTCATCATCTTTgtctttatttcttctttctttctttcttcctgtCCCTTTCCCTCGCTCTACAACATACTGATTTAAACAGTTCGCagtttttcttaaaaaacgATAAGAACATCCACACAAGAAACAATCACAGGCGCAATCAGCAGCATCAACGATCAGCCGCATCCTCGACATTATTTTGAGAACAAGTTGTTGATCATTTCAAGGAAAATCACAAGCAACCCGAGCAGAGGCAATATGGCAAAGGGCAAGAGAGTCGGTGAGTCAAAGGGAGCGCAGAAACGCCAAAAGAAGGTCCTTCGGGATAATGTGCGAGGCATTACACGTGGATCCATCCGCCGCCTCGCCCGCCGTGCCGGGGTGAAACGCATCTCTGGCGTTATCTACGACGAGGTCCGCGGCGTTCTCAAAACTTTTGTGGAAAGCATTGTGCGTGACGCGGGTGCATACACGGAATACTCCCGCAAGAAAACAGTCACAGCAGCCCACGTGGTGTTCGCATTGCGCAAGCGGGGGAAGGTTCTTTACGGGTACGACTGAGAGATGCAAGGAAGCGAGCGTAatacttaaaaaaaaaaataataataaggggAAGGCAAACCAGAGAAAAATGAATAGAGGGGGTGAGGTAATTGTTTTATGGGGATACAAGAGggtagtgtgtgtgtgtgtgtgtgtgagggggggaggaggaggggagggaaaacaatgagtaagaaaaaggaagtgagtGAAAGAAGGATGATCTTGGAAAGTGGGGTTGTGTAGTAAAGGGAAGGTTTATCTatcatttctctttctttctttttttctttgcatctTGTCACTGTTGGCACACCTTCGGTGAGTAGGAATtgcatatgtttgtgtgtgtgtgggtctGTTACATATGGCGCGTCAACCCGTAGGTTAAAGACGTGGCGCAAATGTGATAACTGTGAGTGACTCtgtgttttcctcccttctttaTTCCCTCCTCACGAAGTGGTTGCTGTGCCTGTTCAGTGATTGAATCGTAAGTTGTATGGAGTAGTGAACGTTGCCTGTAAGTGAACCAACCGGAAAGAAGGGATTGGAAAGGCGGCGCGGTTTTGCAATTCAGGTACATAGCTTAGGATATGTTGCGATGTTGCGCAGGaggttccttcttttttttttttcatttttgttggaagggaagggggcgGGTAGTGGAGGAAAGAATAACGAGAACCGCAAAGATGTAGTTATAACAGCATAGCGGTTAGTTTTGTTGATTTGACTCCCCAACTTGTAACGATCGGAGCCCCTGGTTTGGCACCCGTGTCTTCCTCATCCAAACGAAACATCAGGGAGATGTTGCGAGTTAAAGAAGGggcgatggaaaagaaaaaagaaaaagaaaaaaaaataacaacggtAGAAGAGGAGGTACGAGTCTGCACACATAACTATGTTGAAAAGGGGGACTGGAGACACAGTGAAGGATTTTTTTGTGCATATAAACATAAAGGAGATTGTAGTTTGCATCTGCGCATGCAACACATTCGGCTGATTTCCAATTATGTGTTTCTGCGCTGCATCATTGTTGTTGGGGTAGGTCTTACCATATCCTCCGTAGTCAAGGcagcttcttttccttttcctttcccttcccttccctttttttacttttttcttttgctcaaATGCTTGcgaatgtatatatgtatatatatatatgtttgcatCTGATTCTCTCAGCGTATCTCTCTCTTCTCCGGCTTGTatctgtgtttttgttttttttttgtacgtcATTTGCTCCATTATTTTACCATTTCAATCAAGGCCAATCTGTTGAAAGCAGGAGatgtttgtttatgtgtgtgtgaggtgCGGCAGGTAGTGGTTGTGGCATTACAAATGCGTGTGTCTGTTTTACATACGAGTGCCCTCGACGTGGTAataattatcatcattatcacaATGTCACCACTTGTGTTCCTGGCTTACTTTTCATTCCGTTGGCACTATGGTGTAAAACATGcgtacatatgtatatatatatatagatgtgtgtgtatttgtatgtgcgGGCACGTGGACTCGCACACCCATTGGTGTCGTAGGCCTCGCTACCTCCACTTTCTCTCACTTCTGCTTCTTTAAACATGGCAAGTTGTTTgtaattttattctttaatTACTTGTGGTcattgtttgtttcccttaCCTGCTGCCCTGCGAGAGGAAacatatatttccttcatcTAATTTATTCTCAtgcgtacatatatatatatatatatatatagatgtgtgtgtatctcttctttttttcttttcttttcttttttttatcagGGGGTTCGAGCAGTGGGGAGTATATCCGGCAGCCCGTCCGTGAGTGCGTTAAAAGTATACGTTTTGGCGTACGTAGTTGTTTGCCTGCCCATACTGCCTCCCACTCTCTTGCCTagtataaatataaatatttatatatacttgtgcatatatttatataaatacacaCGTTTTAGTTTTCCTGAGCAGGAAGTAGTGATTTCATAGTGGACCCGCCGGCGCATTGCTGTGCAAGTTTAtttgggggaggggaaggttagatttctttttttttttttgaaaaaaaaagaagagaaggtaGTCCCCTCCGCTCTCTGCGCGTTCTCTAGTTTGtatcattattttcatcCCTTGTCTTGCTTTGTTGTTCGATTGGTCACTCTAAGTCTTTACGTACGAGCAGGTGACCACCCATGCCCTTCGCGGCAAATGTTGTACAGAATACCAATGATCATAGTCACACTGGTGATAAAGGCAATGAAGGCGACATTGTGAAGGTGGGGGAAGGCGTGAGTTTACAATCGAGTACGTTGGACATCGTCAAATCAGTTGGTGAGGGAAGCGCCGCGGGTGAGGCTCCAGGCACTTCTTTTCGCACCATTGCGGCTGGTGCGATGGGTAGCCGTGCGAAAGGCGCATGGGAGGTAACATCAACTTCAGGGAAACCCACGACAAGTTCAGAAAAAGGCGACACGGCGGGCTTTGCGGAGTCCCCAGGGAATAATCCCAACTTTCTTAGGTCGCCACTTCAGCGTGTGTTAGTGCCGAAGACGAGTTCGAGAGGAACAAATAGACTCGACGGCAGGAACCCATTGGGGGAAGGTGCGGTGCGCAAAGATGGTGACAAGTCCAGTGGTAGTTGTGTTAAACCAAGCGTCAATGGTGACAACAAATGTGATACTATTGGGAGTCTTGCACGCCGTGCACCACCAGGGCTTACGATGGGACGTAGCGAACTTGGCAGTGCGAGGGATGAGTGGCCTGTGCAGTCTCCAAGAGGCGTGTGGCCCCATCCAGCGCTCAGTGGTAAAAGTAGTCCAAACTTTTATGGGAGCCCCGTGAATACTTCGACACGggctccctttttttcaccACTgccggctgctgctcttcccCCTAGTAACACAGTTCCTGGCACATTAAAGCGTCAACTATACAATGTAGATACCGCGAATGAGGAAATGATGATGCCGAACAACAG contains:
- a CDS encoding histone H4, putative, encoding MAKGKRVGESKGAQKRQKKVLRDNVRGITRGSIRRLARRAGVKRISGVIYDEVRGVLKTFVESIVRDAGAYTEYSRKKTVTAAHVVFALRKRGKVLYGYD